In Miscanthus floridulus cultivar M001 chromosome 8, ASM1932011v1, whole genome shotgun sequence, the sequence GCAGGATTGAATGTGGCCATATCGATCGTCGGAGCAGTTTCCTGATCCTGCAGCTCAGTGCTCCATGCCAACTATGCTTATTTCTGAGCGAGTCCTTCAAAAAATATCAGCTTTGCAGTCTAGATCGCTGTACTCGTATCTTTTGTCTTTCCGAAAATATTAATAAATTTCAACTCTTCAATCCATGTTtttttgtcaatctcatgataGGATTTTTGTTCTACAACATGCAGATCTCTATGCACACTTAACTGAAAAGAAAAATCGGCTATGGGACATCAACATCATTCGCCAGTACTCCTGAATTCTCTGGTTCACAAACCAAACCAGCTTCACAGAAGTGCTCAACCAAAGAATCGATCCGCAAAGTTATAACCTCTTGATGAAAATGTCTCCCTGCGGCTCCGGTGCTGTACTTGTATCTTATGACCTCTCCCAGCTGTCGAGTCCACTCCGGCTACTGTCACCAACAGCGTTGCAACCTTTTCTTGTTCGGCTCCAGAACTATTCCCTGAAGTCCCAGTAAGATAATCTTTACTTCGTATTTGTCCATGTTGCAATGTCACTTCTACTGATTGTCCAGGAGAGATTATACCGACTGCCGGAAAAACCTGTGGTAATCATGTGCTCTTTCAGTTCTCAAACAATTAAGCTCATGGCATCGAACAAATCTTAATTAGCAAAACAATCTTATAGTCTCTATTATCATTTCAGTGATATGCTTGACATGTAATTGAAAAACTCGATAGAATAAGATTTGCAGATTCACATTCACTAAACTTTATCTTTCCACCATCTTGGTTGAGCATAGCTAACAACACTTCCTTATATGTGCCTACATAAAGGGCAGTCATCTGTGTATAGTTCATGTCCCAAGGCTATAGCTAAACTACGCTCAAATGGTGTACCTTACCATTGGACAAGGAGAGAAGACAGAGCAGTAACCTACCTTCAGCCAAGAAGGGAAACCTGAGAAAGGTGTGCCAGATGAGTTTGGTGTCTGACCAATGATCTCAAAACAAGCCAACTCTTTTGTACTTCTGTTATGTAGTTTCACAACAGAAGGGTTTTGATCTTGCAGAATGATGTCATTAGTGCTGACATTTACTTCAGGGAAAGGCTCCAAGCCCTGAAGGCTCACTTCCTTATTTGAAGTCACTATTTCACCATATTTCTGCCTCATTGTTTGTTTGTCGACATGAGCAATATCCAAATTGAACACGCATTTTACAGGTTTGTGATCACTGTCCGTTGCTTCCATACAAGAGTCGTACCTAAAAAATGGAATAACAGACATTGCAAATTAATTAACaggattatattatattatataccgCAAGGCAAGATAAGCAAACAACAAACTACTTACAGTGATATCGAACAAACTACAGGACATTCTAAAGAACACTCAATCTGTGAACTAGTTCGGCTGTCTCGATATAGAATTCTGTCACACCAGGCTGGAATACGCCTTTTCTCACTACTATCATAACCTATAAGGCAAATAAAAGTTAACTAGATAAGGTCACTATAATAAGTGCTTCAGGAGATCACTAATAAAGCACATACAAATTATTGCAATGTAGGTTATGCTAATGTAATCAATCCAGTACAGTGACTAAGAATTTAAACAGATAGTTTTATACCAGATAAGCTTGTTATGTGTTTCTCAAATTTATAAGTAGGGGGGAACTTAAATTCTCCTTCACGTAATCCCTGGAAGACTCTCCCAGATTTCATTTCTGCTCTTAGCTGATCATTCTCTCTCAACCAGTCAAAGCATCGCCGGGAAACCAAGCCCATTGCCTCATCGAAAGAAATGTCAGAAAGCCGGTAATTGAAGTCACCAAGAAACACGATCATGTCTGTATCTGACAACTCAGGCAGTCTTGATCCCTGTAAATAGCACCATGTTGGTCAGTTTACAATCACACAATCTAGATACACAATAACTCTACAAACTGAAAAACAAATGAAGATGACTAACAGCATACATTTGTTCCTCGAAGAAGCTGAGCAGCAGAACCAGAAACTGTAACAACAACACAAGTGTATATAAGCTCAAATTTTCACTTCCATAATTATCGCTGAATGATATTAGCAAAAGTTTGGGCGAAATCTTTGCAAACTTGCATGTCCATAAGCAAATGCAGATAAGTTAATGGGAGAATATGGATTACCTGATGTTGTCAATAATCCATTGGAAGGGGAAGAAAATGTCATTGATCTGAAGACATGGTCAAAGTCTTCATTCCGTCTGCTCACAGCTTCCATATGTGCAGCAAAATGACAATTTACAAAGCAAATGCTTCTATCATGTATTCTCATTCTCAACCCTACTGCTCCCTAAAATAATCAGATACATCAAAGATACAGTGAGTTAGCCCATTGATCTGCAAGAAAACCTACTGGTATGATCAAACAAAGTGCAGAAACAAATGATTTCTTTCCATTTTCATTGAAACTGTGATCAAGCAAATATGAACATCACATGTCAGTGCAGGGGAATGCTCAGTTTATCGAAAGTGCCAATCTTTCCCTGAATACGCACAAAGCACAAAGCAGTGGTAATGCATGACAGACGAGACAGAGAGGATGAATCATGTTTCATTTATTAGGAAGCATTTCCAATAGAAACTCGTATATTAGTGCAATAGCACAAGCTTGAAGCGTCCAACCGTTGGTATGGATGAAGGATTGATGCGTAAGAATACAGAATGTGTCAGCGCACTAACACCATGTTATCAATCATGTGATGTTAAGATCCTACCAAGTCCAATCCATTTATCCTTCATCCAAAGACAATCTTGGAAACTAGCATGATCACACCAAGATATGAGTTTCCACCAGATAATCCAAAATACTTATACTTGGTTAATTTATATTGCCACTAAACAAAATGACAATAATGTCAGATACTATTGTTGTAATGCTACCTTCATTTCGGAAAGAAAAGAAGAATTATCTTCTTCCCCTCAACCCAattggtcatgtgaaatcttactGGAATCAATAAAGGTTCTCAGCTAAATTAAGATGTGCAGCTCAGCACAGCAACCACAAATAACTTGAATTAATCAAACTAAAGAAGTTTGTTCTTTCACAAAAAGGATGTTCAAGAAATAAGTGCCTGGACATGGAATGCATGAAAGAGGATTCACATCAACATGTTTCTTAGACCTCAGATTTCAGCACCCAAGAAACAAGGGAGATCATATAGCATGAGCTACTTAATAATCAATACATAATATTCACATTAGCGTGGGCGCGGGGGGTCGGTACAATAACATGAGCACCTTATTGCCGATTGCTCGTCCTAATCCACATGCCACTGCCGCATTGTCAATGTCTCCAATGAACTGCTTAAGATTTATTCTGACCCTGAAAAAAGAAGAATCTAAATAATTCCCATGATAACAGGATCAAATCAAAGAAAAAATGGCCAGGCCCTGCTCAGATTACCATACAGCAATGAGTAATCCAGCCATCTGTCTTGAACCAACACGCACAAAGGAGTGGCCCTTCAAAATCTGGCCAATTACATCCAACCACCACTCTCCATTTGGACTTCCCTCTAGTCCTACCTAAAGCCAGTAGGAATGTTACAAGGAATTCAACATTTACAAATAGTAAAAAATGGTAGCCATTTTTAAATAGTTAAGTCTATTagtattcttgaaaaaaaaacaagggaTGAATTAGAAACAGGTAATAAACAAACATCCTCTTTGCAACAACCTCATCACAGACAATTTGTGAAACTCTGAAAACTGAAAAGCAAGCCATAATTCTAAAAAAATTCGCAGCCCTGCAGGTAAAATTTACGCCAAGCTCAGGATTGAACAATGAGGCAATGGTATGTAACCAAAAAAGAATTCAACTAACTAGTTGTTAACCAAAATTTAATATGCAGTATTTTGATCCAGCACTACAAGTTTCTAGGAGTTGGTCTAGCCCAGCATATAGGACATAACTTCAAATGACTAGCAGAAATAACCATTATTTAAAAACTAATACAAAAAAACTAAAATTTCTGAATGTGACATCTGTACCGTTTCTTTGGCTGCAGACATTGCAAGAAAACCAGCACCCATGTCCACCTCCTGCAATCCAATTACAACAACCCCAACCTCTGGTGTTGGGAGTTTTAGCCAAGCTCTTAAAGACTCATAGGATGCCTTTTCTTGCCCAACATTCCAAGAACCCACTAATACTTTCATGTATTCAAAACTTTTGTATGATGAatctttctcaatcaactctgaACGCAAAATGCTGTCAAGAGGCCCTGGTGATGACAAGTTCCATCCACGGATTCCCCCATGACCAGCCAGTGTAAAGATATATGAACCTCCAACTGCCATACTCAGAATTGGACTACTATGTGCAATCCATCCTCCTAACAAGTTGCCTTCAAGGTCCAACAGCTGGATGTTGCCATCCATGTAACCCACCCATATTCTTGTTCCAAAATTGTAAATGCATTGGACAGATGATGAATGATGCAGGAACTCTTGCAGACGATTACCACTGCCATCCCATTGGGCAAGAGAGCCATTTGCCGATCCTGTCCAGATCATCCCATCCGTTGACATTGTAAATGCTTCAATTCGTCGAGTGTCATCTCCAAAACCTGCTTTAACAGCAACTCTCCGGACTGCATCAGCTGCTCCCAACAAAGCATTTCGTGATCTCTGCAAGAAACCAACAGGACTGCGAGCTTTCTCTTTCCTCGGAGAGAACAGAGTTTGCTTTGTCCCATAGCTATATGGATCCTGAGCAGATAAGATGTCAAAACGGGTATCAACTTGGCCATCAATGTTTACCACTTTTAGAAGCTCCTTAGTGCGAGAATCCCTGCATAGCAGAATAGATAACAGTATTACACAAATACAGAAATAGCTGGACTAATGTCATTCAAATGCAACAAGATAAATGAACACATGAAGTGTACCAGAGTGCAAATGTGAGGTAACCAGCACTCCATACTTTTGATCTAGAATTGTCAGACAATAGAAGTTTTACATCTACGGCAGGCAAAGGACAGGCCCCTCCATCACTGACCATGTCCCTAAGGTCAATGGATGATCTTTCAACTAAAAAGGAGGTCTTACGCTTTTCTTCTGTTTGTGAAATGAGTGACTTCTGAATAGGTTCTCCATACCATACTTTGATTGCTCCCCCTTCAGACCCAGACCACAAATCGCCTATAAGACATGCAAGAAACATCACTACATCAGTATTTCATGGGTGCGTGATTGGAGAGGTAGGTTACTGTTGATAACACTACTCCCTGCATTCCATAATAGTAGCCCAAGCACTCCATGTATATGATTGCTATTCAAATTAATTGTTAATGTTCTGATTCAATTCTGAATAACATAGCAGCTAAATATATTTACCAAACCAATGATACAGACCATAACATGATCTAGAACGTTCGCAGCGTGTGGCTACTTTTCAATTGGTCGATTACTTATTTCCGCTGATAGTTAGTAGGCACACAACAGGCATCCAACTATCTTGTACATATGCTCGACAGGACCTAGAATTAGACAAGGGCATACAACTTCTTGAATAGCCAATGTTCTGtattgggtacctaaaaagagaaCCCCGCGTCATCTCTCCAAGAGGCGACTCGGGGCGACGTGCCCGTGCCGCCGAAGGGCCTCTCCCTCGGCCAGCTGcctggccaccgccgccgccgctctccggTTAGCAGTGGTGCTAAAAAAGGCAGCCATCAGCAGCCCCTTCCCTCCCCCCCACCCCTCCTCTCTCCCCCAGCCTCTCCCTGGTCCCTGCTCACCACTAGCCGGGTGGCCGACGACATGACCCGCGGTGCCCTCCACTCCAGATCTACGATCACCGAATATTCTGCCGTTAGCGAGCTCGCTCGGTCGTCTGGGGCCAGTTCCGACCTCTGCGGCGGCCGGGGGCCTGCTGCGCCCGCACCTTGTCTTTGTGTTGCCAAGGGCGGATGACAACGAGCGGTTCGAGAACCACCATCACCTAAGTTTGTGTCGCCAAGGGCGGATGACGACGAGTGGCTCTATGCGACTCATGGGCAGTCACCGGTCCGCTATGGTTGACAACATCATCGGCGATGCAACTCCCCCAGGCTCGCACAACATGACCTCGACGCCAAGCTGTACCTCGCGAGCAATTGGGAGCCATGCTCGTTTTGCGGAGGCGGAGGGAGACGAGGCCTGGCGGATGGCGATGCAGATCAAGAGATCGATGTGGTGGTGCGGAACCGCACTTGGGATCTCACGGATCTCCAACATGGCCATCGAGctatcacccttaagtgggtgttcaagctcaagaaggacCAGGCCAGAAAGtggtcaagcacaaggcgtggtTGGTGGCCTGTGGCTTTGTCCAACAGCCGGGCGTCAACTTCGTGGAGGTGTTCGCGCCAGTCGCCGCTTGGAGTCGTTGCGGCTCGTGCTAGCCTTGGCTGCCTAGGAGGGGTAGCCCgtccatcacatggacgtcaagtctgcGTTCCTTAATGGGGACTTGAAGGAAGAGGTGTATGTGTGACAGCCGCCAAGCTTCGTCGTCGCCGGACAAGAAGGCAAGGTGCTGCGGCTGCGCAAGGTCCTCTATGGCCTGCGTCAAGCGCCACACGCCTAGAATGAGAAGCTCGACCGCACGCTCAAGGAGGACGGCTTCCACCAAAGGGAGTATGAGCACAGGGTGTATCAGCATGGTAACATTATCTCGCTCCTCTTGGTCAGTGTGTACGTGGACAACCTCGTCATCACTAGCGTGTCACAGGACAGAGTGGAGAAGTTCAAGGCCAAGATGAAGACATCATTTCACATGAGCGACCTCGGTCTGCTCTGCTTCTACTTGGGCATCGAGGTGCACCAGGGCGACGATAGCATCACACTGCAGCAAGGCCACTACGCCAAGCGCATCCTCGAGCTGGCGGGCATGGCCGGCTGTCCGGTCCACACCCCCATGGAGGAGCGGCTCAAGTTGAGCCGAGAAAGCACGGCGGACCGTGGACCTGACGCACTATCGGCTGATCGTTGGAAGCCTCTGCTATCTTCTACACACCTAGCTAGACCTGGCGTTTGCTGTCGAGTTCGTGAACCAGTTCATGGAGAAGCCCACGGGGGAGCATCTCCACGCGGTAAAGCGCATCCTACGCTACATCGCAGGGACCCTGAACTTTGGTCTGTGCTACGGACGGCAGACTGGAGTAGCGCGGCTGGTCGGATATTGCGATGCTGATAGCAACCTGGCTGGTGGCGTAAACACGAGGAAGAGCACCagtgcatcctcttcttcttcggtGACTGCTTGATCAGTTGGCAGTCGATCAAGCAGCGTGTGGTGCGTCTTCTTGCGAGGCAGAACTCAAGGTGGACAGCAAGTCTGCCCTGGCACTTGCAAAGAATCCCATCTTCCATGACAGGAGCAAGCACATTGATCTCCGATATCATTTCATCCGGGACTGCATGGAGGAGGGGAGCATTAATGCTAGCTACATCAGCAACAATGACCAGCTCGCCGATATCCTAACCAAATCACTTGGGCGAGTCAAGTTCCAAAAATTGTGCGCAAGAATTGGAATGGTCAAGATCAgtcccaagcatggacacaaGGATTAGGGGGATAATTGATAGATAAATAATCCTTGTGTCAATCCTTTGCTTAGCTAATAGAGTCATATTAGGTTTTCTGCTGACCCTTGGTCAGCAAGTCTCCTAGCTTGGTCAATAAGCTTTCTTGGCATGTAAGTAGTCAAGTCTTAGGATGTAAGTCAAGGTCTTCTCTTACGGAAATGATATGGCTCACACGTCCGGACGTGTGTCCTTGATCCGGACGCCAATGTGGCTCAAACATATCCACATAATCAACATGTCCTCTCCTAACCTGTATTTTATTCTATACCACTGGCTCGTTCCTATCCACTTAAATGCTCTCCTCTCTCATTTGGCCTCATCTCTCTCCCCACCTCTCCCCACACAACAGAGAAGATGGCTCAGGCCACTGCTGTCACTGATATACCTCTCGTCGCCTACCAGCCGTGCCTTCAACTCACAACGGGGCCAGGATGTTGTTGTGTTTGCAGAGTTCTCGCGCAGCGGATCTCCACGTAGCCACAAGCGAGTTCGCAGCAGAGAACATCATCTCTGAGAGCGGCAAGAAGGTGCCCATCGGGAGCACCATGGCCGGCAGGAATGCTGCTTCCTTGGAGCAGCATGTCAATGGTTCACTGATTTTTCCACGAAATGTATTTCAATAACTTAGATTGTTTGTTGCAATTGGTTTTCTTGTAGGTTGCAGTATCTCTATGGGATGTTTGAAATAAGTTGATTTTTGGATGTTCTTGCATTTCAGTACCCATTTTGGGATGTTACTGTTGTATTTTTGCAGATGTTCTAGCATTAGCTATGTGGTTCTGTAGTGTTCTAATGGGAGATTTTGGTTGTTGCAATAGTTGATTTGAGATGTTGCAACATGTTTTTTTGGATGTTACATGAGGCGGTTCAATATGTTTCATCGGCTAATTTTCTTATGTCACATGGTTTGATTTTGAAATGTTACGGTTTGAACGTGAAGCAAAAGGCAATGTTGcggtgagattttttttttttgctcaaaCTAGCTACGTGCATACGTGTGATGTTCTAGCTTTGATTTGTATTGTCAATGTTGCATAAGTTTATTTTCAATGTTGCATACACTATTTCTTTAGTGTTGCGAACCTTGTTTTTCAATGCTGCGAGCAATGATTACCATCTGATTCATTTCTCTCTTTCCATCTCTCTCCCTCATGTACGGCAAGGTGCGGTGTTTGAGCCGGCGCTATAGGGAGCGCAACCATCATCGACAGGTTTTACTATTTGCGTCATAGAAGAAAGGAGGGAGCCACAATGTGTGTCAGCAAAGGGAGGGGGAGGAGCGCTGGGGGTGGGACGAGCAGCGGAAGCGTCTGGACAGATTGCTTCTGTCCACACATCTGGGCGCTAGTAGCCCTGCTTTTTTTAGGCTGTAAGAAAGCCACTAGGACTGTTTTTCTGTACTCCTATTCAGCTATAAATACGAGGTGAATAGACCAGCCAGCTGCAGCTCATAGCAGTAGCAGCCCACAATCAGCCTCCACCATCTCTATCAAAGTGtagtgcagcagcagcagcttaacAGCTGCATATACTACTATCGATCCTAGCCCAGTTCAGCCACCATTCTCTCTCAAAGAGTGGTGTAGCAGCAGCTTAACAGCTGCATATACTACTATCGATCCTACAATTGCCAA encodes:
- the LOC136477314 gene encoding type II inositol polyphosphate 5-phosphatase 15-like, translated to MADPGGTINPFASPAGAASSPWDDLPDDFFLSTSISSPSPPPPPPPAPIPSTSPRLATPHRSASLPPASTPSAATSASASASASASFSDPRPRAAPASHQHQPQLLHPSHSLPAFPAAASRSPAAAVQVWPPPPGPHHTGSIPEFAAAPASGAHLPPVRTAVRADRPPPLDLRPRPPRESQAGAALRALACCCDASRAEAGVGARLWAAGEAGVRAWDLADAFRSPASQQRWGDEASAPFKESRRTPPTLCLAADPGRGVVWSGHADGRIMGWNADPGPEAGECLSWEAHRGPVFALAVSPYGDLWSGSEGGAIKVWYGEPIQKSLISQTEEKRKTSFLVERSSIDLRDMVSDGGACPLPAVDVKLLLSDNSRSKVWSAGYLTFALWDSRTKELLKVVNIDGQVDTRFDILSAQDPYSYGTKQTLFSPRKEKARSPVGFLQRSRNALLGAADAVRRVAVKAGFGDDTRRIEAFTMSTDGMIWTGSANGSLAQWDGSGNRLQEFLHHSSSVQCIYNFGTRIWVGYMDGNIQLLDLEGNLLGGWIAHSSPILSMAVGGSYIFTLAGHGGIRGWNLSSPGPLDSILRSELIEKDSSYKSFEYMKVLVGSWNVGQEKASYESLRAWLKLPTPEVGVVVIGLQEVDMGAGFLAMSAAKETVGLEGSPNGEWWLDVIGQILKGHSFVRVGSRQMAGLLIAVWVRINLKQFIGDIDNAAVACGLGRAIGNKGAVGLRMRIHDRSICFVNCHFAAHMEAVSRRNEDFDHVFRSMTFSSPSNGLLTTSVSGSAAQLLRGTNGSRLPELSDTDMIVFLGDFNYRLSDISFDEAMGLVSRRCFDWLRENDQLRAEMKSGRVFQGLREGEFKFPPTYKFEKHITSLSGYDSSEKRRIPAWCDRILYRDSRTSSQIECSLECPVVCSISLYDSCMEATDSDHKPVKCVFNLDIAHVDKQTMRQKYGEIVTSNKEVSLQGLEPFPEVNVSTNDIILQDQNPSVVKLHNRSTKELACFEIIGQTPNSSGTPFSGFPSWLKVFPAVGIISPGQSVEVTLQHGQIRSKDYLTGTSGNSSGAEQEKVATLLVTVAGVDSTAGRGHKIQVQHRSRRETFSSRGYNFADRFFG